In Streptomyces sp. NBC_01439, the following are encoded in one genomic region:
- a CDS encoding N-6 DNA methylase: protein MPEENAAAEVTAAEVARLAGVGRAAVSNWRRRHADFPKPVGGTETSPSFSLDEVEHWLRAQGKLAEVPLRERVWQQITAHPGGAVTALVTAGGALLVVRDRPADWLQLTAVSDARMSTLLRPVLDQVLGARLGTGHALAEIPLRPATMPLLRAAAELAAELGARQAFEFLLGRHLDANPRQYTLTPDSLAGLMAALAGPAARTVLDPACGTGTLLRAVPGATTLYAQDSAPELAALAALRLALNGTPRIRAAAADSLRADAFAQDTVDAVLCHPPFNERGWGHEELAYDPRWEYGFPARTESELAWVQHALAHLREGGTAVLLMPPAVAARRSGRRIRADLLRRGALRAVVALPAGAAPPYGIPLHLWVLRRPAPHAAPPAGLLLVDTAALAADTPLRTAWPAVHGAVQDAWSAYDRTGSLAQEPGVSRVVPVIELLDDDVDLTPARHLPPPAAGGGPAALTAVREQLGETLGRAARLTPPPAAAPAGGTARPPMTTVGELARAGALELHTGTGGGTGSAPVLTEQDVYTGSGPSGTLVPTADEPVLTAPGDVLVPLVGGATIARVVGEAVAGAVPGRGLALLRPDPDALDPWFLAGFLRGTANTRRASSHASTATRLDVRRLQLPRLPLAQQQSYGLRFRALAEFEDALRLAGRLGEQLVQGFHDGLSDGTVTPE, encoded by the coding sequence ATGCCCGAGGAGAACGCCGCAGCAGAGGTCACCGCGGCCGAGGTCGCCCGCCTGGCCGGAGTCGGCCGCGCGGCCGTGAGCAACTGGCGCCGCCGCCACGCCGACTTCCCCAAGCCTGTCGGCGGCACCGAAACCAGCCCCTCCTTCTCCCTGGACGAGGTGGAACACTGGCTGCGCGCCCAGGGCAAGCTCGCCGAGGTCCCGCTGCGCGAACGCGTCTGGCAGCAGATCACCGCCCACCCCGGCGGGGCCGTCACCGCCCTCGTTACGGCGGGCGGCGCCCTGCTCGTCGTACGCGACCGGCCCGCCGACTGGCTGCAGCTGACCGCGGTCTCCGACGCACGCATGTCCACCCTGCTGCGGCCCGTCCTCGACCAGGTGCTCGGCGCGCGCCTCGGGACCGGCCACGCGCTCGCCGAGATCCCGCTGCGCCCGGCCACCATGCCGCTGCTGCGGGCCGCCGCCGAACTCGCCGCCGAACTCGGCGCCCGCCAGGCCTTCGAGTTCCTGCTCGGACGCCACCTCGACGCCAACCCGCGCCAGTACACGCTCACCCCGGATTCTCTCGCCGGGCTCATGGCCGCCCTCGCCGGACCCGCAGCGCGCACCGTCCTCGACCCCGCCTGCGGCACCGGCACCCTGCTGCGGGCCGTCCCCGGCGCCACCACCCTGTACGCGCAGGACTCCGCGCCCGAACTCGCCGCGCTCGCCGCCCTGCGCCTCGCCCTGAACGGAACGCCCCGGATCCGCGCGGCCGCGGCCGACAGCCTGCGGGCCGACGCCTTCGCCCAGGACACCGTCGACGCCGTGCTCTGCCACCCTCCGTTCAACGAACGCGGTTGGGGCCACGAGGAACTGGCCTACGACCCGCGCTGGGAGTACGGCTTCCCGGCCCGCACCGAATCCGAACTCGCCTGGGTCCAGCACGCCCTGGCCCACCTGCGCGAAGGCGGCACCGCCGTCCTGCTCATGCCGCCCGCCGTCGCCGCCCGCCGCTCCGGCCGCCGCATCCGCGCCGACCTGCTGCGCCGCGGCGCGCTACGGGCCGTCGTCGCACTCCCGGCCGGGGCGGCGCCCCCGTACGGAATCCCCCTGCACCTGTGGGTGTTGCGCCGACCCGCCCCGCACGCGGCGCCCCCGGCCGGGCTGCTGCTCGTCGACACCGCCGCGCTCGCCGCCGACACCCCCCTGCGCACGGCATGGCCCGCCGTGCACGGCGCGGTGCAGGACGCCTGGAGCGCGTACGACCGCACCGGCTCGCTCGCCCAGGAGCCCGGCGTCAGCCGCGTGGTCCCCGTCATCGAGCTGCTGGACGACGACGTCGACCTCACCCCCGCCCGCCACCTGCCCCCGCCGGCCGCCGGTGGCGGTCCCGCCGCGCTGACCGCCGTACGGGAGCAGCTCGGCGAGACCCTCGGCCGGGCCGCCCGGCTCACCCCGCCGCCCGCGGCGGCGCCCGCCGGGGGCACGGCCCGACCGCCGATGACCACCGTCGGCGAACTCGCCCGCGCCGGAGCCCTGGAGCTGCACACCGGCACCGGCGGCGGCACCGGATCGGCCCCCGTCCTCACCGAACAGGACGTCTACACCGGGAGCGGCCCCTCCGGCACCCTGGTGCCCACCGCCGACGAGCCCGTGCTCACCGCCCCCGGCGACGTACTCGTCCCCCTCGTTGGCGGAGCGACCATCGCCCGGGTCGTGGGCGAAGCCGTCGCGGGCGCGGTACCGGGCCGCGGCCTGGCCCTGCTGCGCCCCGACCCCGACGCCCTCGACCCGTGGTTCCTGGCCGGATTCCTGCGCGGCACCGCCAACACCCGCCGCGCCAGCAGCCACGCCTCCACCGCCACCCGGCTCGACGTACGCCGGCTCCAGCTGCCCCGGCTGCCCCTGGCACAACAACAGAGCTACGGGCTCCGCTTCCGCGCGCTCGCCGAGTTCGAGGACGCACTACGGCTGGCGGGGCGGCTCGGCGAACAACTCGTACAGGGTTTCCACGACGGTCTCTCCGACGGCACGGTCACGCCGGAGTGA
- a CDS encoding serine/threonine-protein kinase — MTDRLIGDRYQLATVLGQGGMGQVWTAYDRRLDRRVAVKLLRPDKVAGPGTVAEELRRRFVRECRVTAQVDHPGLVTVHDAGSDGDELFLVMGYVEGADLADHLAEHDPYPWQWAVAVVAQLCSVLSAVHAVPIVHRDLKPRNVMVRPDGTVLVLDLGVASVMDTDTTRLTSTGSPIGSPAYMAPEQAMGGAVGPYTDLYALGVLLYELLTGNVPFAGSTALGVLHRHLYEPPLPVRQARPEIPPELEKLLLHLLAKDPQDRPSSAQEVYEALAPLLPARGSRTPSGPLDPTRPFLRPQAPWPDRAAAIPPRPSTPPAPPKADVPGAVDEARKALDEGRLTQAVDILGGILPAAAAEHGEHSPVVRSLRKQYAATLMDDGQYRRALPELRRLADEFPAGDPQSLRFRYDSAQCLEQLGEPAAALAEYRSLLPFFENHYANPDPGLPLEVRRRIAHLLLSLGDRQAAHDTLARLLFDAERLHGPGHPFPAEIRRTLQWLSQVR; from the coding sequence GTGACCGACCGGCTCATCGGCGACCGCTACCAGCTCGCGACCGTCCTCGGTCAGGGCGGCATGGGCCAGGTATGGACCGCCTACGACCGGCGCCTGGACCGCCGCGTCGCCGTCAAACTGCTGCGCCCCGACAAGGTCGCGGGCCCCGGCACCGTCGCCGAGGAGCTGCGCCGCCGCTTCGTGCGCGAGTGCCGGGTCACCGCGCAGGTCGACCACCCCGGCCTGGTCACCGTGCACGACGCGGGCAGCGACGGCGACGAACTCTTCCTCGTCATGGGCTACGTGGAGGGCGCCGACCTCGCCGACCACCTCGCCGAGCACGACCCCTACCCCTGGCAGTGGGCGGTCGCCGTCGTCGCGCAGCTGTGCTCGGTCCTGTCGGCCGTGCACGCGGTGCCGATCGTGCACCGGGACCTGAAGCCGCGCAACGTGATGGTCCGCCCGGACGGCACGGTGCTCGTCCTGGACCTCGGCGTGGCCTCGGTGATGGACACCGACACCACCCGCCTCACCAGCACCGGCTCGCCCATCGGTAGCCCCGCGTACATGGCGCCCGAGCAGGCCATGGGCGGCGCCGTGGGCCCGTACACCGACCTGTACGCCCTCGGCGTGCTGCTGTACGAACTCCTCACCGGCAACGTCCCCTTCGCCGGATCCACCGCCCTCGGCGTCCTGCACCGCCACCTGTACGAGCCCCCGCTCCCGGTCCGCCAGGCGCGCCCGGAGATCCCGCCGGAGCTGGAGAAGCTCCTGCTCCACCTCCTCGCCAAGGACCCGCAGGACCGGCCCTCCTCCGCCCAGGAGGTCTACGAGGCGCTGGCCCCGCTGCTGCCCGCCCGCGGCAGCCGCACCCCGTCCGGCCCGCTCGACCCGACCCGGCCCTTCCTGCGCCCGCAGGCACCCTGGCCGGACCGGGCCGCGGCCATCCCCCCGCGGCCGAGCACCCCGCCCGCGCCGCCCAAGGCCGACGTCCCCGGAGCCGTGGACGAGGCCCGCAAGGCCCTGGACGAGGGGCGGCTCACCCAGGCCGTGGACATCCTCGGCGGCATCCTCCCGGCGGCGGCCGCCGAGCACGGGGAGCACTCCCCGGTGGTGCGCTCCCTGCGCAAGCAGTACGCCGCCACGCTGATGGACGACGGCCAGTACCGGCGGGCCCTGCCGGAACTGCGCCGCCTCGCCGACGAGTTCCCGGCCGGGGACCCCCAGTCGCTGCGCTTCCGCTACGACTCGGCTCAGTGCCTGGAGCAACTGGGCGAGCCGGCCGCCGCCCTGGCCGAGTACCGCTCGCTGCTCCCGTTCTTCGAGAACCACTACGCCAACCCGGACCCGGGCCTCCCGCTGGAGGTCCGCCGCCGGATAGCCCACCTGCTGCTCTCCCTCGGCGACCGCCAGGCGGCCCACGACACCCTGGCCCGGCTGCTGTTCGACGCGGAACGGCTGCACGGCCCGGGCCACCCCTTCCCGGCCGAGATCCGCCGCACGTTGCAGTGGCTCAGCCAGGTCCGCTGA
- a CDS encoding YfhO family protein has product MSTTHRSPHPSPRPAPRPAPSPAPRRSPHGSPRRRSLLGSAFAALLTAVAVCAGDAATRVFPYGPRHRSINDLGNQFVPFHAQLWDLLHGRAEGGLLFNWRSGYGMSFLPDLGTYLTSPFAVLVGLFPRADIDLAVYVVTVLKTAAAAAAMAWLLRTQRRGPWWAAGLLGASYALCGWSVIEASYNPMWLDGLLAFPLLCLTGEWALRGRRVLLAPLVVAVCWTANFYTAYMATLGAALVLLVRVALTREGTSSRLSVIARGAGTTLLGIALAAPVLLPLFLSSGRAYPGWVKEFRPVTWADLFARLLPGTYSFSSPAVFVGTGTLLLVAALPFHRAVPARTRLWWAGLTVAVALSLQWAPTHLAWHLFATPNGSPYRQTFVLAGIAVIAAWTGLAAGPPRPPALAAGAGVLSVAALWAQSSPLVTAAGYALFAGGLALAGAAWWSLRHRRPAWPAATLLALVLLAQAAATTAYGHKGKLGGLDDYPSWGPAHTARAEALAAADGWPAYRTDPSRPALTGNDPLLLGGEGGAYYSSHTPDVFTRTMVALGAGWTSRGRNVQSIDNPVTDAVFAVGARLQPDGTVRRAQVPPLVTTRPPGAPLSYAEDSPFANQEALLGARVYEDPLAPGTCRAGTEAYLWAPEYNATARLADGPAFRLNGNAPRNRAALQPMGPSRGESSALVFDAAPPPRWTLSCLDRTRLDAAVAGLRATAATSVRVDSSGVRATLPPGTTGTAVLSVPAIAGWTCNGRPAAGHLGLVAVPLTPGTTRVSCEFRPPGLVPGLAVLAGASGILLLAALRGRTRRSVSGPG; this is encoded by the coding sequence ATGTCGACAACGCACCGCTCGCCGCACCCCTCGCCGCGTCCCGCACCGCGTCCCGCACCGTCTCCCGCACCGCGCCGCTCACCGCACGGCTCACCGCGCCGCCGGAGCCTGCTCGGCTCGGCGTTCGCCGCCCTGCTCACGGCGGTGGCGGTGTGCGCCGGGGACGCCGCCACCCGGGTGTTCCCCTACGGGCCGCGCCACCGCAGCATCAACGACCTCGGCAACCAGTTCGTCCCCTTCCACGCGCAGCTGTGGGACCTGCTGCACGGCCGCGCGGAGGGCGGACTGCTGTTCAACTGGCGCTCCGGCTACGGCATGAGTTTCCTGCCGGACCTGGGCACCTACCTGACCAGCCCCTTCGCCGTCCTCGTCGGTCTCTTCCCGCGCGCGGACATCGACCTCGCCGTGTACGTCGTGACCGTGCTCAAGACGGCGGCCGCGGCGGCCGCGATGGCCTGGCTGCTGCGCACGCAGCGCCGCGGGCCCTGGTGGGCGGCCGGCCTGCTCGGGGCCTCGTATGCGCTGTGCGGCTGGTCGGTGATCGAAGCCTCGTACAACCCGATGTGGCTGGACGGGCTGCTCGCCTTCCCCCTGCTGTGCCTGACCGGCGAATGGGCCCTGCGCGGGCGCCGGGTCCTGCTGGCGCCGCTGGTCGTCGCGGTCTGCTGGACGGCGAACTTCTACACCGCCTACATGGCGACGCTGGGTGCGGCGCTGGTGCTGCTGGTACGGGTGGCGCTCACCCGGGAGGGCACCTCGAGCCGGCTGTCGGTGATCGCGCGGGGCGCCGGGACGACCCTGCTCGGGATCGCGCTCGCGGCGCCCGTCCTCCTGCCCCTCTTCCTCAGCTCCGGACGGGCCTATCCGGGATGGGTCAAGGAGTTCCGGCCGGTGACCTGGGCGGACCTGTTCGCACGGCTGCTGCCCGGGACGTACTCCTTCTCCTCCCCCGCCGTCTTCGTGGGCACCGGAACCCTGCTGCTGGTGGCCGCGCTGCCCTTCCACCGGGCGGTCCCGGCGCGCACCCGGCTGTGGTGGGCGGGGCTGACCGTGGCCGTGGCGCTCTCCCTCCAGTGGGCGCCGACCCATCTGGCCTGGCACCTGTTCGCCACCCCGAACGGAAGCCCGTACCGGCAGACCTTCGTGCTGGCCGGGATCGCCGTGATCGCCGCCTGGACCGGGCTGGCCGCGGGCCCGCCGCGGCCGCCGGCGCTGGCCGCGGGAGCGGGCGTCCTTTCGGTCGCCGCGCTGTGGGCGCAGAGCAGCCCGCTGGTGACGGCGGCGGGCTACGCGCTCTTCGCCGGCGGGCTGGCCCTGGCGGGGGCGGCCTGGTGGTCGCTGCGCCACCGCCGTCCCGCGTGGCCGGCGGCCACACTGCTCGCGCTGGTCCTCCTGGCCCAGGCCGCCGCGACCACCGCCTACGGACACAAGGGCAAGCTGGGCGGGCTCGACGACTACCCGTCCTGGGGGCCGGCGCACACCGCGCGCGCCGAGGCCCTGGCGGCGGCCGACGGCTGGCCCGCGTACCGCACCGACCCGAGCCGGCCCGCCCTGACGGGCAACGACCCGCTGCTGCTCGGCGGCGAGGGCGGCGCCTACTACAGCAGCCACACCCCGGACGTGTTCACCCGCACGATGGTCGCCCTCGGGGCGGGCTGGACCTCGCGCGGACGCAACGTCCAGAGCATCGACAACCCGGTCACGGACGCCGTCTTCGCGGTCGGCGCACGCCTGCAGCCCGACGGCACGGTCCGCCGCGCCCAGGTGCCCCCGCTGGTGACGACCCGCCCGCCCGGCGCCCCCCTCTCCTACGCCGAGGACTCCCCCTTCGCCAACCAGGAAGCACTGCTGGGCGCCCGGGTGTACGAGGACCCGCTCGCACCCGGCACCTGCCGCGCGGGCACGGAGGCCTACCTGTGGGCCCCCGAGTACAACGCGACGGCCCGCCTCGCGGACGGCCCCGCCTTCCGCCTGAACGGCAACGCCCCCCGCAACCGGGCCGCCCTCCAGCCGATGGGCCCCTCCCGCGGGGAGTCCTCGGCCCTGGTCTTCGACGCGGCCCCGCCCCCGCGGTGGACCCTGTCCTGCCTGGACCGGACGCGGCTCGACGCCGCGGTCGCCGGCCTGCGGGCAACGGCCGCGACCTCGGTCCGGGTCGACTCCTCCGGGGTCCGCGCCACCCTCCCGCCGGGCACGACCGGCACGGCGGTCCTCTCGGTCCCCGCGATCGCCGGCTGGACCTGCAACGGCCGCCCGGCCGCCGGTCACCTGGGCCTGGTGGCGGTCCCGCTCACCCCCGGCACCACCCGGGTGAGCTGTGAGTTCCGCCCGCCGGGTCTGGTTCCGGGGCTGGCCGTCCTGGCGGGCGCGTCGGGGATCCTGCTGCTCGCGGCCCTGCGGGGACGCACCCGGCGCTCGGTCAGCGGACCTGGCTGA
- a CDS encoding SurA N-terminal domain-containing protein → MHRRTALSVSAALLVAAPLLSACSGEPRAGTAAVVGGERITTSALQAQVNDVRAAQNRSGQAAAELIASTPHLERQKLDALLQSRIIDKMADTAGLTATQKDIEDERKAYVDENGGNEQFEALLLQKGAMAPGQVDRFLRDRVLLTALTAKYGAGKLEQPARAAVEALHIEVNPRYGAWDAKEIKLGTGETPWITQRTRPEAAPAGA, encoded by the coding sequence TTGCACCGTCGCACAGCGCTCTCCGTCTCCGCCGCCCTGCTCGTGGCGGCGCCCCTGCTGTCCGCCTGCTCGGGCGAGCCGCGAGCCGGCACCGCGGCCGTCGTGGGCGGCGAACGGATCACCACCTCCGCGCTCCAGGCCCAGGTCAACGACGTCCGTGCGGCGCAGAACCGGTCCGGGCAGGCCGCTGCCGAGCTCATCGCGAGCACCCCCCACCTGGAGCGGCAGAAGCTCGACGCGCTCCTCCAGAGCCGGATCATCGACAAGATGGCCGATACCGCCGGGCTCACGGCCACCCAGAAGGACATCGAGGACGAACGCAAGGCGTACGTCGACGAGAACGGCGGCAACGAGCAGTTCGAGGCACTGCTCCTGCAGAAGGGGGCCATGGCCCCCGGCCAGGTCGACCGCTTCCTCCGGGACCGGGTGCTCCTCACCGCGCTCACCGCCAAGTACGGAGCCGGGAAGCTGGAGCAGCCCGCCCGCGCCGCCGTCGAGGCACTGCACATCGAGGTGAACCCGCGCTACGGCGCCTGGGACGCCAAGGAGATCAAGCTCGGCACCGGGGAGACGCCCTGGATCACCCAGCGGACGCGGCCCGAGGCGGCGCCCGCCGGAGCCTGA
- a CDS encoding nucleoside triphosphate pyrophosphohydrolase, protein MTDHSEPTATAAAEPTGRIVLLTTSHRVAPGVLSWPAWQTLHAADRVLCADPDHPQLPYLREAGIEVAFESPDAHALVEACAGGRTVVVLPGGEGDQRLTDGLARLAGSGRVSMPDLELLPGSYDLPGARLLDLVQVMDRVRRECPWTSRQTHRGLAKYAIEEAYELVEAIEDGDREELREELGDVLLQVVFHARIAEEAGGDGEDGEDATEAFSIDDVAGALVTKLIHRHPHVFGDAEAETPEDVNAHWQRTKAVEKRRESVTDGIPVGQPGLALAAKLAGRARTGGVAVELPRGEGIGYELLELAARAEAAGTDPETALRAAARAYRDAIRAAEGVAEPGE, encoded by the coding sequence GTGACCGACCACTCCGAACCCACCGCCACCGCCGCCGCCGAGCCCACGGGCCGCATCGTCCTGCTGACCACCAGCCACCGGGTCGCCCCCGGCGTACTGTCCTGGCCGGCGTGGCAGACCCTGCACGCAGCGGACCGGGTGCTGTGCGCCGACCCCGACCACCCGCAGCTGCCGTACCTGCGGGAGGCGGGCATCGAGGTCGCGTTCGAGAGCCCGGACGCGCACGCGCTGGTCGAGGCCTGCGCGGGCGGCCGTACGGTCGTGGTGCTCCCGGGCGGCGAGGGCGACCAGCGGCTCACCGACGGGCTGGCCCGGCTGGCCGGCTCGGGCCGGGTCTCGATGCCCGACCTGGAACTCCTTCCGGGCTCCTACGACCTGCCGGGCGCGCGCCTGCTCGACCTGGTCCAGGTGATGGACCGGGTCCGGCGCGAGTGCCCGTGGACCTCCCGGCAGACCCACCGGGGCCTGGCCAAGTACGCGATCGAAGAGGCGTACGAGCTGGTCGAGGCCATCGAGGACGGGGACCGGGAGGAGCTGCGCGAGGAGCTCGGCGACGTGCTGCTCCAGGTGGTCTTCCACGCCCGGATCGCCGAGGAGGCCGGCGGGGACGGCGAGGACGGCGAGGACGCTACCGAGGCCTTCTCCATCGACGACGTGGCCGGGGCGCTGGTCACCAAGCTGATCCACCGGCATCCGCACGTCTTCGGCGACGCGGAGGCCGAGACCCCGGAGGACGTCAACGCGCACTGGCAGCGCACCAAGGCGGTGGAGAAGCGGCGGGAGTCGGTCACCGACGGGATCCCGGTGGGCCAGCCCGGCTTGGCGCTCGCCGCCAAGCTCGCGGGCCGGGCCCGGACGGGCGGCGTGGCCGTGGAACTGCCCCGCGGCGAGGGCATCGGGTACGAACTGCTCGAGCTCGCGGCCCGTGCCGAGGCGGCGGGGACCGACCCCGAGACCGCGCTGCGCGCGGCGGCCCGCGCCTACCGGGACGCGATCCGGGCGGCCGAGGGCGTGGCGGAGCCGGGCGAGTAG
- a CDS encoding globin domain-containing protein, whose translation MKSSFAVVERRAEHAVKFFYSHLFWHNPAIRALFPDPLHDMERQRDRLFAALTHVIAHMDDETLGPYLRDLGRDHRKFLVRPEHYAAVGASLLAALAETSGAAWTPPVEKAWAEAYQVMADAMTAGAEASEDPPWWDAEVVRHLQYGPDIGVLTLRPHAPFPYLPGQYTSVSSGRFPTTWRTYSIGNAPRPDGTLDLHVSRVEQGRLSTALVRETRPGDLLRLSAAGGQLTFRRADRPVSLIAAGTGWAPIRALLEDLAERPCDQDVRLFVVARDGAHLYDRPLIDAFAASCAWLAVTYITPAPGRHRNQATDRLATALGNRGLWPDQDVYLSGPPQFIDETAHLLQELGARPGRLFHDAVPARGPAYGERPLGFGEWFLDPRAPHWHDPSARAPKAY comes from the coding sequence TTGAAAAGCAGTTTCGCGGTGGTGGAGAGACGGGCCGAGCACGCCGTCAAGTTCTTCTACTCCCACCTCTTCTGGCACAACCCCGCGATCCGCGCCCTCTTCCCGGACCCCCTCCACGACATGGAACGCCAGCGGGACCGGCTCTTCGCCGCGCTCACCCACGTGATCGCCCACATGGACGACGAGACCCTCGGCCCCTACCTGCGCGACCTGGGACGCGACCACCGCAAGTTCCTGGTCCGCCCCGAGCACTACGCGGCCGTCGGCGCCAGCCTGCTCGCCGCACTCGCGGAGACCTCCGGCGCGGCCTGGACCCCACCGGTCGAGAAGGCCTGGGCCGAGGCCTACCAGGTGATGGCCGACGCGATGACGGCCGGCGCCGAAGCGAGCGAGGACCCACCGTGGTGGGACGCCGAGGTCGTGCGCCACCTCCAGTACGGACCGGACATAGGCGTCCTGACGCTACGGCCGCACGCACCCTTCCCCTATCTCCCCGGCCAGTACACGAGCGTGAGCAGCGGTCGGTTCCCGACGACCTGGCGCACCTACTCCATCGGCAACGCCCCCCGCCCCGACGGCACCCTCGACCTGCACGTCAGCCGGGTCGAACAGGGGCGCCTGAGCACCGCCCTGGTCCGCGAGACCCGGCCGGGCGACCTGCTGCGACTCAGCGCCGCCGGCGGGCAGCTGACCTTCCGCCGCGCGGACCGCCCGGTCAGCCTGATCGCCGCCGGCACCGGCTGGGCACCCATCCGGGCCCTGCTGGAGGACCTCGCGGAGCGTCCCTGCGATCAGGACGTACGGCTCTTCGTGGTGGCCCGGGACGGCGCGCACCTCTACGACCGCCCGCTCATCGACGCGTTCGCCGCCAGCTGCGCCTGGCTCGCCGTCACCTACATCACGCCCGCCCCGGGGCGCCACCGCAACCAGGCCACCGACCGGCTGGCGACCGCCCTGGGCAACCGGGGGCTGTGGCCGGACCAGGACGTCTACCTGAGCGGTCCGCCGCAGTTCATCGACGAGACCGCCCACCTCCTCCAGGAGCTGGGCGCCCGCCCCGGCCGCCTCTTCCACGACGCCGTACCGGCCCGGGGCCCCGCGTACGGGGAGCGCCCGCTGGGATTCGGCGAGTGGTTCCTCGACCCCCGGGCGCCCCACTGGCACGACCCGTCGGCCCGCGCGCCGAAGGCGTACTGA
- a CDS encoding cytochrome P450 family protein: MHEQTSGTPAETPADTPADTPSAEGPTLFDWEFATDPYPAYAWLREHSPVHRTKLPSGVEAWLVTRYADARQALADQRLSKNPAHHAEPAHAKGKTGIPGERKAELMTHLLNIDPPDHTRLRRLVSKAFTPRRVAEFAPRVQALTDHLIDQFAGRGEADLIHEFAFPLPIYAICEMLGVPREDQDDFRDWAGMMIRHGGGPRGGVARSVKQMRTYLGELIHRKRGDLGDDLISDLIRASDHGDHLTEGEATAMAFILLFAGFETTVNLIGNGVHSLFMNPDQRTRLQDSLAAGDRGLLETGIEELLRYDGPVELATWRFATEPLTLGGKDVAAGDPVLVVLAAADRDPERFADPDTLDLSRTDNQHLGYGHGIHYCLGAPLARLEGQTALATLLTRLPDLELAVPPQDLRWRGGLIMRGLRTLPVRFAAQNSCAKAD; encoded by the coding sequence GTGCACGAGCAGACCTCCGGAACCCCCGCCGAAACCCCCGCGGACACTCCCGCCGACACCCCTTCCGCCGAGGGCCCCACCCTCTTCGACTGGGAGTTCGCGACCGACCCCTACCCGGCGTACGCCTGGCTGCGCGAGCACTCCCCGGTGCACCGCACCAAGCTGCCCAGTGGGGTCGAGGCGTGGCTCGTCACCCGGTACGCCGATGCCCGCCAGGCCCTCGCCGACCAGCGGCTCAGCAAGAATCCGGCGCACCACGCCGAGCCCGCGCACGCCAAGGGCAAGACCGGGATCCCGGGGGAGCGCAAGGCGGAGCTGATGACGCACCTGCTCAACATCGACCCGCCCGACCACACCCGGCTGCGGCGACTGGTGTCGAAGGCCTTCACCCCCCGCAGGGTCGCCGAGTTCGCCCCGCGGGTGCAGGCGCTCACCGACCACCTGATCGACCAGTTCGCGGGGAGGGGCGAGGCCGATCTCATTCACGAGTTCGCCTTCCCGCTCCCGATCTACGCCATCTGCGAGATGCTCGGGGTACCGCGCGAGGACCAGGACGACTTCCGCGACTGGGCCGGCATGATGATCCGCCACGGCGGCGGTCCACGTGGTGGGGTGGCCCGGTCGGTCAAGCAGATGCGGACCTACCTCGGCGAACTCATTCATCGCAAAAGGGGCGATCTGGGCGATGACCTCATTTCCGACCTGATTCGGGCGAGCGATCACGGCGACCACCTGACGGAGGGCGAGGCCACCGCCATGGCCTTCATCCTGCTCTTCGCCGGTTTCGAGACCACCGTGAACCTCATCGGCAACGGGGTCCACTCCCTCTTCATGAATCCGGACCAGCGCACCCGCCTCCAAGACTCCCTCGCCGCCGGCGACCGCGGCCTGCTGGAGACCGGCATCGAGGAGCTGCTCCGCTACGACGGCCCCGTGGAGCTGGCGACCTGGCGGTTCGCCACCGAACCACTGACTCTCGGAGGCAAGGACGTCGCGGCGGGCGATCCGGTTCTCGTCGTCCTCGCCGCGGCCGACCGGGACCCCGAGCGCTTCGCGGACCCGGACACCCTCGACCTCTCCCGGACCGACAATCAGCACCTCGGGTACGGCCACGGCATCCACTACTGCCTGGGTGCCCCGCTCGCCCGACTCGAAGGGCAGACCGCACTCGCGACTTTGCTGACGCGTCTACCTGATCTGGAACTTGCCGTTCCACCCCAAGACCTGCGCTGGCGCGGAGGGTTGATCATGCGAGGACTGCGCACTCTTCCCGTTCGATTCGCGGCTCAAAACAGTTGCGCGAAAGCTGATTAA